Proteins from one Mercurialis annua linkage group LG7, ddMerAnnu1.2, whole genome shotgun sequence genomic window:
- the LOC126656621 gene encoding uncharacterized protein LOC126656621 gives MSKERPPEPLDFFIWTVEDVGLWLEEINLGSYRQIFKENGVNGEYLEGMSMFTTEQILRFIRRCHMKWGDFITLCKELRRIKVACLKGEQKVRRPWWAPSCLSIVFVKVAKRNRQSRVVSLKLEP, from the exons ATGAGCAAAGAAAGGCCGCCTGAGCCTCTTGATTTCTTCATTTGGACTGTTGAG GATGTTGGCTTATGGTTGGAAGAGATAAATCTGGGAAGTTACCGCCAGATTTTCAAAGAAAATGGTGTCAATGGAGAGTATTTGGAGGGTATGTCTATGTTCACAACTGAACAAATTTTACGGTTTATAAGGCGGTGCCACATGAAATGGGGAGACTTCATCACACTGTGTAAAGAGCTTAGACGAATAAAAG TGGCATGCTTAAAAGGCGAGCAAAAGGTTCGCCGACCATGGTGGGCACCATCATGTCTCTCAATAGTTTTTGTGAAGGTAGCAAAACGCAACAGACAATCACGAGTTGTTTCCTTGAAGTTGGAACCATGA
- the LOC126655689 gene encoding LOW QUALITY PROTEIN: phosphatidylinositol-3-phosphatase SAC1 (The sequence of the model RefSeq protein was modified relative to this genomic sequence to represent the inferred CDS: deleted 1 base in 1 codon) — MAKSENSKTNNNNLKQFPNSSAKVHPANDSDADPNSYSLEKFRLYETRQRLYLIGSDRNKKLFRVLKIDRSEPSDLNISEDPVVYSPQEIKSLLQRIGEGNRATGGLNFVAKVYGIAGCIKFLESYYLILVTKRRQIGCICGHAIYSIDESQLITIPHATIQTDIAHSKTELRYKKLLSSVDLTKDFFFSYTYPIMQSLQKNVLSMDKDRMPCDNMFVWNEYLTRAIRSRCGNTIWTIALVHGHFKQARLSIFGRDFSVSLVSRRSRHFAGTRYLKRGVNDWGRVANEVETEQIVLDEEAGSSKGRMSSVVQMRGSIPLFWSQEASRFSPKPDIILQRYDPTYQATKLHFEDLAKRYGNPIIVLNLIKTVEKRPREMMLRREFANAVGYLNAILLEENHLKFIHWDFHKFAKSKSANVLAVLGAVASEALDLTGFYYSGKPSVVKRRTNQISRTSTGREASLRDLRASSGDLARIGSVSESISSAMIRDKENDSNQQIKQNKIGGEEPRFQSGVLRTNCIDCLDRTNVAQYAYGLAALGRQLHAMRMTDIPKVDPDSTIAAALMDMYQSMGDALAQQYGGSAAHNTVFPERQGKWKATTQSREFIKSIKRYYSNAYTDGEKQDAINLFLGYFRPQEGKPALWELDTDYYLHLAGTKEDLDPEMCTQGINASPEGVGMSLAPIPACREDFSRMKLTSLEKLIEKTCGAIKNVRLCSEPDQRPGGGVGTSGVAPDAAEIQLKSPNWLFGQRKYEESGTGPKAPQQENENGGAHKAITVDSYCNLHWLSSVGDMDEEDIFQRYLAMTSVDEASGWYGGTLLGDQNENSEIYKHYAELCQGPALEPFQHDVEREEHYADILRMNTIDVVDDAAIEAEMEAALKEYELIGADLGITPISCKFSVENPILEGSLWRKR, encoded by the exons ATGGCAAAATCGGAGAATTCAAAGACGAACAATAACAATCTGAAGCAATTCCCTAATTCATCCGCCAAAGTCCATCCGGCGAACGATTCCGATGCCGATCCTAATTCCTATTCTCTCGAAAAGTTTCGCCTCTACGAAACCAGACAG AGACTTTATTTGATCGGTAGTGATCGTAACAAGAAATTATTCCGGGTGTTAAAGATTGATCGTTCAGAACCTTCTGATCTCAATATTAGTGAAGATCCAGTTGTTTATTCGCCACAAGAAATCAAGAGTTTGCTTCAACGAATAGGTGAAGGCAACCGTGCCACAGGAGGATTAAACTTCGTGGCAAAGGTTTACGGAATTGCTG GATGCATCAAGTTTTTGGAGTCGTACTACTTGATTCTAGTTACAAAGCGTCGGCAAATAGGATGTATATGTGGTCATGCAATATATAGCATAGATGAAAGTCAACTGATTACGATTCCGCATGCAACAATTCAAACTGATATTGCCCATTCTAAAACTGAATTAAG GTACAAAAAGCTATTGTCCAGTGTGGATTTGACAAAAGACTTCTTCTTCAGTTATACATATCCTATAATGCAAAGCTTGCAAAAAAATGTGTTGTCAATGGACAAAGATAGGATGCCATGTGACAACATGTTTGTGTGGAATGAGTATCTAACACGAGCTATTCGATCAAGATGTGGCAATACTATTTGGACAATAGCATTAGTCCATGGGCATTTTAAGCAA GCTAGGTTGTCAATCTTTGGGAGGGACTTCAGTGTTTCTCTGGTTTCTAGACGCTCTCGACATTTTGCTGGAACCCG TTACTTGAAGAGGGGAGTGAATGATTGGGGAAGGGTTGCAAATGAGGTTGAAACAGAACAAATAGTTCTTGATGAAGAAGCTGGATCAAGCAAGGGGAGAATGAGTTCAGTAGTGCAGATGCGTGGATCAATTCCCCTTTTCTGGTCACAGGAAGCTTCAAGATTTAGTCCTAAACCTGATATCATCT TGCAAAGGTACGATCCCACCTACCAGGCAACCAAATTGCATTTTGAGGATCTGGCAAAGAGATATGGCAATCCAATAATTGTTCTCAACTTAATTAAG ACTGTCGAAAAAAGACCAAGAGAGATGATGCTCAGGCGTGAATTTGCAAATGCTGTTGGGTATCTGAATGCCATACTCTTAGAAGaaaaccatttaaaatttatccatTGGGACTTCCATAAGTTTGCAAAAAG CAAGTCTGCCAATGTTTTGGCTGTTTTAGGTGCTGTGGCAAGTGAAGCACTTGATTTGACTGGTTTTTACTATAGTGGTAAACCCAGTGTTGTGAAGAGGAGAACCAACCAAATTAGTAGAACAAGCACTGGAAG GGAGGCTTCCCTTAGAGATCTGAGAGCCAGTTCTGGGGATCTTGCCAGGATTGGAAGTGTTAGTGAAAGTATAAGCTCGGCAATGATTCGTGACAAAGAGAATGATTCTAAccagcaaattaagcaaaataaGATTGGTGGTGAAGAACCGCGTTTTCAAAGTGGAGTTCTACGTACCAACTGTATCGACTGCTTAGATCGGACCAATGTTGCACAGTATGCTTATGGCTTAGCAGCTTTAGGGCGCCAACTCCATGCAATGCGTATGACAGACATTCCAAAAGTGGATCCTGACAGTACAATTGCTGCAGCTCTTATGGATATGTATCAGAGTATGGGAGATGCCCTTGCCCAACAATATGGTGGCTCTGCTGCTCATAACACT GTGTTCCCCGAGAGGCAGGGAAAGTGGAAAGCTACAACTCAATCTAGAGAATTTATTAAGTCAATCAAGCGCTACTACAGTAATGCCTATACAGATGGTGAAAAGCAAGATGCAATAAACTT ATTTTTGGGTTACTTTCGACCACAGGAAGGCAAGCCTGCTCTTTGGGAGTTAGATACAGACTATTATCTTCATCTTGCTGGGACCAAAGAAGACCTTGATCCTGAGATGTG CACTCAGGGAATTAATGCTAGCCCTGAAGGTGTTGGAATGAGTCTTGCACCTATTCCAGCTTGTAGGGAAGATTTTTCACGCATGAAGTTGACATCGCTTGAAAAATTGATTGAGAAGACATGTGGGGCTATTAAGAATGTTAGACTTTGTAGTGAGCCTGATCAGAGACCAGGTGGTGGTGTAGGAACTTCTGGTGTAGCACCTGATGCAGC GGAGATACAGCTCAAAAGCCCAAACTGGCTTTTTGGCCAGAGAAAATATGAAGAAAGTGGCACCGGACCCAAGGCTCCTCAACAGGAAAATGAAAATGGTGGAGCTCATAAAGCTATAACAGTTGATAGTTACTGCAATTTGCATTGGCTTTCTTCTGTTGGTGACATGGATGAAGAGGATATCTTCCAGAG GTATCTTGCAATGACCTCAGTTGATGAAGCTAGTGGCTGGTATGGCGGTACACTACTAGGAGATCAAAATGAAAACAGTGagatatacaaacattatgctGAATTATGTCAG GGCCCAGCACTGGAACCCTTCCAGCATGATGTGGAGAGGGAGGAGCATTACGCTGATATTCTGCGGATGAACACAATTGATGTTGTAGATGATGCTGCAATTGAGGCAGAGATGGAAGCGGCTCTCAAGGAGTATGAACTAATCGGTGCTGATCTTGGGATT ACACCAATATCCTGCAAATTCTCTGTTGAAAACCCAATTTTAGAGGGATCACTATGGAGAAAAAGGTAA
- the LOC126655586 gene encoding vacuolar protein-sorting-associated protein 11 homolog produces MYQWRKFEFFEEKYGGKSKIPDEGITGNINCCSSGRGKVVIGADDGQVTLLDRGLHFNFSFSAHSSSVLFLQQLKQRNFLVTVGEDEQITPQQSAMCLKVFDLDKMQAEGTSSTVPDCIGILRIFTNQFPQAKITSFLVLEEAPPILLIAIGLDNGSIYCIKGDIARERITRFKLQVMDNGNVSEKSDCSVTGLGFRVDGQALQLFAATPDSVSLFSLQSQPPIRQTLDYIGCNVNNVAMSDRSELIIGRPEAVYFYEVDGRGPCWAFEGDKKFVGWFRGYLLCVIADQRSGKDTFNIYDLKNRLIAHSLVVKEVSHMLCEWGNIILIMNDKSALCIGEKDMESKLDMLFKKNLYTVAINLVQSQQADVAATAEVLRKYGDHLYSKQDYDEAMAQYINTIGHLEPSYVIQKFLDAQRIHNLTNYLEKLHEKGLASKDHTTLLLNCYTKLKDVDKLNLFIKSEDGGGEHKFDVETAIRVCRAANYHEHAMYVAKKAGRHELYLKILLEDLGRYDEALQYISSLEPSQAGVTVKEYGKILIEHKPVETVGILMRLCTEDGESSMRGSSSGVYLSMLPSPVDFLNIFTHHPHSLMDFLEKYTDKVKDSPAQVEIHNTLLELYLSNDLNFPSISQESNGVDNSLKGKSGAAEKSKAESNGKETVDQKDTYKEKNRLKRQQNGLSLLKSAWPADQEHPLYDVDLAIILCEMNAFREGLLYLYEQMKLFKEVIACYMQAHDHEGLIACCKRLGDSGKGGDPTLWADLLKYFGELGEDCSKEVKEVLTYIERDDILPPIIVVQTLSRNPCLTLSVIKDYIARKLEQESKLIDEDRRAIDKYQEDTLAMRREIQDLRTNARIFQLSKCTACTFTLDLPAVHFMCMHSFHQRCLGDNEKECPECAPEYRSVMAMKRSLEHNSKDQDQFFQQVRSSKDGFSVIAEYFGKGIISKTSNGSTGTLSTASSSGF; encoded by the exons ATGTACCAGTGGAGAAAATTTGAGTTCTTCGAAGAAAAATACGGAGGAAAAAGCAAGATACCAGACGAGGGTATAACTGGAAATATTAATTGTTGCTCTAGCGGTAGAGGTAAGGTCGTGATCGGCGCCGATGATGGCCAAGTCACCTTACTAGATCGCGGACTTCACTTTAATTTCTCATTTTCAGCTCATTCTTCCTCCGTACTCTTCCTCCAGCAACTTAAA CAACGGAATTTCCTTGTTACTGTTGGTGAAGATGAGCAAATTACACCACAGCAATCTGCAATGTGCCTCAAGGTTTTCGACCTCGATAAGATGCAAGCCGAAGGAACGAGCTCTACTGTCCCGGATTGTATCGGGATTTTGCGCATCTTCACCAATCAGTTTCCTCAAGCTAAG ATAACGTCGTTTTTAGTGCTGGAGGAAGCTCCTCCGATATTGCTCATAGCTATTGGATTAGATAATGGTTCGATTTACTGTATTAAAGGAGATATTGCTAGGGAGCGTATTACGCGATTCAAGCTTCAGGTTATGGATAATGGTAATGTTTCAGAGAAAAGTGATTGTTCTGTTACTGGTCTTGGATTCAGAGTGGATGGTCAAGCCCTTCAATTGTTTGCTGCAACACCGGATTCTGTTAGTCTTTTTAGCTTGCAGAGTCAGCCGCCCATACGCCAAACACTAGATTATATAGGATGCAATGTCAATAACGTAGCTATGAGTGATCGCTCG GAGTTGATAATTGGTAGACCAGAAGCTGTGTATTTTTACGAAGTTGATGGGCGTGGTCCTTGCTGGGCGTTTGAGGGAGACAAGAAATTTGTAGGATGGTTTCGTGGTTATCTTCTATGTGTGATTGCTGATCAAAGAAGTGGTAAAGATACTTTCAACATTTATGACCTGAAGAACCGTTTAATAGCTCACAGTCTAGTTGTTAAAGAAGTTTCTCACATGCTTTGTGAATGGGGTAACATAATTCTTATAATGAATGATAAGTCAGCTTTATGTATTGGAGAGAAAGATATGGAAAGTAAGTTAGATATGCTATTCAAGAAAAACCTTTACACTGTTGCTATCAACCTTGTCCAAAGTCAACAAGCTGATGTTGCTGCCACTGCCGAAGTGCTTAGGAAATATGGAGATCATCTATACAGTAAACAAGACTATGATGAGGCTATGGCTCAGTATATCAACACTATCGGTCACCTTGAACCTTCATACGTGATACAAAAGTTCTTGGATGCTCAAAGAATTCACAACCTTACAAATTACTTAGAAAAATTACATGAGAAGGGGCTTGCTTCTAAAGATCATACCACTCTTCTCTTAAACTGCTACACCAAATTGAAAGACGTAGACAAGctgaatttatttattaaaagtgAGGATGGTGGTGGGGAACATAAGTTCGATGTGGAAACTGCTATAAGGGTCTGCCGTGCTGCCAATTACCATGAGCATGCAATGTATGTTGCTAAGAAGGCTGGGAGACATGAATTGTATTTAAAGATCTTACTTGAAGACCTTGGCAGATATGACGAGGCCTTGCAGTATATATCGAGCCTTGAACCAAGTCAGGCTGGTGTTACAGTAAAGGAATATGGTAAAATTCTCATAGAGCACAAGCCGGTCGAGACAGTTGGGATACTTATGAGGCTTTGCACTGAGGATGGAGAATCATCAATGAGAGGATCCTCAAGTGGTGTATATTTGTCAATGTTGCCATCTCCTGTggattttcttaatattttcacCCATCACCCGCATTCCCTTATGGATTTTCTTGAAAAATATACTGACAAAGTAAAGGATTCTCCTGCTCAGGTAGAAATTCACAATACATTGTTGGAACTCTACCTCTCAAATGATTTGAACTTTCCTTCAATATCACAAGAAAGCAATGGTGTAGATAATTCACTTAAAGGTAAATCTGGAGCAGCTGAGAAATCCAAAGCAGAATCAAATGGGAAAGAAACTGTTGATCAAAAAGATACATATAAGGAAAAAAACCGTTTGAAAAGGCAACAAAATGGACTTTCTTTGCTCAAAAGTGCATGGCCAGCTGACCAGGAGCATCCCCTTTACGACGTTGATCTTGCTATAATTCTGTGTGAGATGAATGCATTTAGAGAGGGACTATTGTATCTCTATGAGCAGATGAAGCTTTTTAAAGAGGTTATTGCTTGCTACATGCAGGCCCACGATCATGAAGGATTAATTGCATGCTGCAAAAGACTAGGGGATTCTGGTAAAGGAGGTGACCCGACTCTTTGGGCAGATCTGCTAAAATATTTTGGTGAACTGGGAGAAGATTGCTCCAAAGAAGTGAAAGAAGTtttgacttacatagaaagggATGACATCTTGCCTCCTATTATTGTTGTTCAGACCCTGTCTCGAAATCCATGCCTCACTCTTTCTGTCATCAAGGATTACATAGCTCGGAAGCTTGAACAAGAATCCAAGTTGATTGATGAGGATCGTCGAGCAATTGATAAGTATCAG GAGGACACATTGGCAATGAGAAGAGAAATTCAGGATCTTAGGACTAATGCAAGAATCTTTCAACTCAGCAAGTGTACTGCTTGCACTTTCACTCTTGATCTTCCTGCCGTGCACTTCATGTGCATGCATTCATTCCATCAGCGTTGCCTTGGTGATAATGAAAAAGAATGCCCTGAATGTGCTCCTGAGTACAGATCAGTAATGGCAATGAAGAGAAGTCTAGAACATAATTCCAAAGACCAAGATCAGTTTTTTCAGCAAGTGAGAAGTTCCAAAGACGGGTTCTCTGTGATTGCCGAGTACTTTGGAAAAGGGATAATCAGCAAAACCAGTAATGGCTCCACAGGCACTCTCAGCACGGCTTCCAGCAGTGGGTTCTGA